The region CTGAAGGTCTGTTCCGAGCGCAAGACCGCCATCGTCGCCTTCGGCGGCGGCACCTCGGTCGTCGGCGGCGTCGAGGCAATCGACGGCGGGTTCGGCAAGGCGATTGCCGTCTCCATGGTTGCCTTCGACAAGATCCTGGAAATCGACGAGATTTCCGGCACAGTCACCGTAGAGTCTGGAGTATTCGGCCCGGACCTGGAAGAGGCACTGTCCGCCAAGGGCTTCACCGCAGGCCACTTCCCGCAGTCCTTCGAGTACTCCACCGTCGGCGGCTGGGTCTCCTGCCGCTCCGCAGGCCAGGAGTCCTCCGGATACGGTCGCATCGACCGCAACGTCATCGGCATGCGCGTCGTCACCCCGGCCGGTACCATGGAATTCCGCGACATGCCGTCGTCGGCCTCCGGCCCGAACCCGCGGGAGCTCTTCCTGGGCTCCGAGGGCACCCTTGGCATCATCACGCACGTGACCATCGCGCTGAACAAGCGCCCGGAGAAGATGCTCTTCGACACTTACTTCTTCAACTCCTTCGACGAAGCCGCACAGGTCATGCGCGAGCTGGAGCAGAGCGGCCACGTCCCGCACCTGGCCCGCCTGTCGGACGAGAAGGAGACCAAGTTCGGCCTAACGCAGCTGGCCTCGGGCAACCTGAGCGAGAATGTCATCAAGTACCTGAAGTTCCGCGGCATCGATACACCGTGCATGACCATTTTCGGCTTCGCACAGACCGACGCCCTCGGCGCCCGAGTCGCCCGCGAGCGCCTGGCCACCCGACTGCTGACCAAGAAGTGCGTCCGCGTCGGCTCGATCCCGGGCATGGCATGGGTCAACCACCGATTCTCCTCTCCGTACCTGCGCGACGTCATGATGACCCGCCGCGTCGGCGTCGATACGCTTGAGACCGCCACCACCTGGGACCAGGCCTGCGAGCTGCGCCGCAAGATTATCTCCCGCATGGAGGCAGCCGGCGAGGCCCACGGAACCCCGGTGTACGTGTTCTGCCACATCTCGCACATGTACGAGTCCGGCTGCTCGCTGTACTTCACATACTTCTTCCGCGAGACCGAGGGCGAGATCCTGCAGCAGTGGATGGACATCAAGTCCGCAGCCTCCAACGCCATGATGGAGTTCGGCGGCACCATCACACACCACCACGGCGTCGGGCAGGACCACTCTCCGCAGTACTACGAGGAGAACACCGAACTCTTCGCAAAGGTCATGCAGACCATCAAAAAGGAGCTCGACCCCGCCGGCATCCTCAACCCCGGCAAGCTGGCCACGGGCCCGCGCGCCCTCGAGGACCGCTACAACGGGAAGATGATCTAGTAGAGCGTCTTTTTGGCCGAGTTACCGGGGTCGTGCACGGGCGCGGTCCTACTCGGCGAGGCTGACCAGCTCGCTGGCGTAAATCTCCGGCGCTGCTGGGCCGTCATAAATGAACAGGGAAACGTAGTCTTCCAGGGTGAAGGTTTCGATTGCGGCAGTCATTGTGGCGTGCGTTGCTTTCTGTGCTGTGGCTGGCTTCTTATCTGCAGTTCGGGCTTTTTAAGGTCCGTGCGACGGAAAGCGCTAACAGTGCAACTTGCAGCTTGGGTTTTCAATGACACCCCCGGTTTCAACAGGGGGACAAGTTTATAAGCCGCTTAGTTTCCACGCACCCGGGGCACGGACTGGAGACAGCAGCAACACATCTGCAGCGATGGCGTGAGTTCAAGCGCCTGGATTGCGTTAGCAACCTTTGAGTTTGCGCGTAATGCCATCGGTAATCTCCTTTCGTTTTCGTCCGTGCCCAAAGTGACTAATGAACAACTTAGTCTATTTCTCCAATAAACGGAAGTTCGAGGGAACTTACATGTCTGCCACGCACACCCCCAACCCCCGCGCCGAGGACGGCGCACTGAACAAGAAGCGTCGGCAAGCGGACCTGGACCGCCTGCGCGACGGTGCAGCAAAGGGCGAACTCCCGGACCTGCTCGTCATCGGTGCCGGCATCACCGGCGTCGGCATCGCGCTCGACGCGGCATCCCGCGGTTTGGACACAGTCCTGATCGACGCACACGATCTCGCATTCGGCACCTCTCGCTGGTCCTCGAAGCTCGCCCACGGAGGACTGCGCTACCTGGCCACTGGCAACGTCGGGATTGCCCGCCGCTCGGCGGTTGAGCGCGGCACCCTACTCGATGTCACCGCCCCGCACCTGGTCCACAAGCTGCCGCAGGTCGTGCCGGTCATGAATGTCTTCGCGCCGCTAACCCGCATCCTGCCGCGAATGGGCTTCCTCGCCGGAGACTTCCTCCGCATCATCGCAGGCACCTCAGCGACGACACTGCCCCTGTCGCGCACCGTCGGAAAGCAGCGCGTGGCGGAGCTCTCGCCGACCGTCCGCAAGAAGGACGTGCAGTTTGGCTACGTCAACTACGACGGCCAACTGCGTGACGACGCCCGCCTGGTCACCGCAATCGCACGCACCGCCGCCAGCTACGGCGCCACCGTGCTGACCAAGGTCCGCTGCGAGAACGCGACCGGCACGGGTGCCACCCTGGTCGACGAGCTGAGCGGCGAGAAGTTCGAGCTGCCGGCCCGCACCGTCGTCAATGCGACCGGCGTGTGGGCAGGAGACGTCGACAGCAGCATCAAGGTGCGTCCGTCGCGCGGCACGCACCTTGTGCTGGACGCCGCGAAGCTGGGCAACCCGACCGGATCCCTGACCGTGCCGGTACCGGGCTACACCAACCGCTTCTGCTTCGTTCTGCCCGCAGAGCACAACCGCGTCTACATCGGCCTGACCGACGAGTCGGCGCCCGGCCCCATCCCGGACGTCCCCGAGGTCCCGGAGGAGGACATCACCTTCCTGCTCGACGTCATCAACCAGGCCCTGGAGACCCCGTTGACCCGCGAGGACGTCAACGGCGCGTTCGCCGGCCTGCGCCCGCTGATTGACTCCGGCGAGGGCAACACCGCCGACCTCTCGCGCGAGCACGCGCTGCTGGAGGCCGACAACGGCCTGATTTCGATTACCGGCGGCAAGCTCACCGAGTACCGACTGATGGCCGAGCAGACGGTGGATAAGGTGATCTCCAAACTGGGCATCACCGCCCCTGAGTGCCTGACCCGCCGCATCCCAGTACTCGGCTCCGACCGCCGCGGCATGGACCGCGCCCGCACCGCCGCGGAGGCCGGACGCATTCCGATGGCCCTGTTTAACCGCTACGGCGCCGAATCGCAGGAGGTCATCGACTCCTGCCCACTGGAGCGCCCGCTGGATCCAGTGGCCGAGGGCATCGACGTCACCCGCGCCGAGTTCGCCTGGCACGTCACCCACGAAGGGGCTCTCAGCGTCGACGACATTCTCGACCGACGCACCCGCATCGGCCTGGTCGCCGCGGACCGCGAGGCCGCTCTGCCCGCCGCCGAGGAGGCACTGAAGCTAGCATAGCGAAATAGACCAAGCTGTCTACATTGATGGTATAAAGTGACACTGTGAATGAAAGCACCAGCAAGAACTTCGACAGTGTCACTTTTCCGTCTCTAGAACAGCTTCGAGCCCGCGGCACCCTCAAGTGGACTGCATACCCTGCCGACGTACTGCCCCTATGGGTCGCCGAGTCCGACCCCGACACCTGCCCCGCTGTTGCCCACGCCGTCGCCGAGGCCTGCAAGCGCGAACACTTCGGATACCCACCTCGCGACATCTCCGCCCTCACCGAAGCCGCCGCGGGATTCTCCGAGCTTCGCTACGGCTGGCGCCCGAACCCCGACAACATCTTCGCAATCGCCGATGTCGTCCGCGGAGTCACACTCGCCGTCGAGCGATTCACCCGCCCGGACAGCGCAATCGTAGTGCCCACCCCCGCCTACATGCCCTTCTTCGATGTGGGGCCGGCTCTTGGGCGTGAGTCTGTCTTTATCCCCACGCTTGCCGACGGGCCGGACCTCGACGCCCTCGAGGATGCCTTCAAGGACGGGGCCGGTTGCCTGATTCTGTGCAACCCCAATAATCCCCTGGGCTTTACGTACACAGCGGAGAAACTTCGCGAGATTACCGACCTCGCGGCGCGCTACGGCGCCCGCGTTATTTCAGACGAGATCCACGGTCCTGTAGTCCTGACCGGCAAGCACACCCCGACAGCGTCGGTGTCGGACACCGCCGACGAGGTCACGATTACGGTGACCGCGACGTCGAAAGGCTGGAATACGGCCGGACTCAAGTGCGCACAACTGATTTTGAACAACGCCGATGCGAAGGAGTGGAACGCGCTGCCGCACATTGTGCACGAAGGGGTGTCCATCCTGGGGCTGGTCGCGGCCGCCGCCGCCTGGCGCGACGGAGTCCCGTGGCTGGATAGGTTCCTCGACGTGCTGCGCGGCAACCGCGACACCATCGCTGCCCGGCTGGCCGAGTTCGCGCCGGAGGCTAAGTTCACTCCCCCGCAGGCTTCCTTCCTCGGCTGGATCGACCTGACCGGTGTCCCCGGCATCGACACCGGCAATCCGTCGCAGTGGTTGGTCGACAATGCCCGGATAGCACTAAACCCCGGCACCGCCTTCGGAGAAGGGGGCTCGGGGCATGTGCGGATGAATTTCGCGACCTCGCCCGAAATCCTGGGCGAGGCGCTCGACCGCTTTGAGGCGGCCATCGCAGCTAGCCGGGGCTAGTTGGTCACGGTGACGGAGCCGTCAGCGTTGACAACGTACTTCGCGGCATAGGCGCGGGCTAGGTTCATACGAATGTGCTGGCCCTCGCCGTCGTTTCGGTCCAGCGGGTAACCGGAGGCTATGGCGGTCTGAGCGAGGATTTGCTCACGCTGGGAGTCGTTCAGCTCCGGGAACTTCGTGGCGAGCAGACCCGCGTAGCGCTTCGGGACGACGACCGGGTTGTTGGTTCCACCGATCTGCTTGAAGTCGTAGGTCATGC is a window of Corynebacterium lactis RW2-5 DNA encoding:
- a CDS encoding FAD-binding oxidoreductase is translated as MANKLTIPYRMRWWGWGVDGNDKPITAESEKLLQREIGMSLEANNPPRDIAEVTIPDSRLADDDIAALSAVVGEESVATDHDTRVKHAVGRSYADLARLRAAKLDVAPDAVVLPKTEEQIEQLLKVCSERKTAIVAFGGGTSVVGGVEAIDGGFGKAIAVSMVAFDKILEIDEISGTVTVESGVFGPDLEEALSAKGFTAGHFPQSFEYSTVGGWVSCRSAGQESSGYGRIDRNVIGMRVVTPAGTMEFRDMPSSASGPNPRELFLGSEGTLGIITHVTIALNKRPEKMLFDTYFFNSFDEAAQVMRELEQSGHVPHLARLSDEKETKFGLTQLASGNLSENVIKYLKFRGIDTPCMTIFGFAQTDALGARVARERLATRLLTKKCVRVGSIPGMAWVNHRFSSPYLRDVMMTRRVGVDTLETATTWDQACELRRKIISRMEAAGEAHGTPVYVFCHISHMYESGCSLYFTYFFRETEGEILQQWMDIKSAASNAMMEFGGTITHHHGVGQDHSPQYYEENTELFAKVMQTIKKELDPAGILNPGKLATGPRALEDRYNGKMI
- a CDS encoding glycerol-3-phosphate dehydrogenase/oxidase, with the translated sequence MSATHTPNPRAEDGALNKKRRQADLDRLRDGAAKGELPDLLVIGAGITGVGIALDAASRGLDTVLIDAHDLAFGTSRWSSKLAHGGLRYLATGNVGIARRSAVERGTLLDVTAPHLVHKLPQVVPVMNVFAPLTRILPRMGFLAGDFLRIIAGTSATTLPLSRTVGKQRVAELSPTVRKKDVQFGYVNYDGQLRDDARLVTAIARTAASYGATVLTKVRCENATGTGATLVDELSGEKFELPARTVVNATGVWAGDVDSSIKVRPSRGTHLVLDAAKLGNPTGSLTVPVPGYTNRFCFVLPAEHNRVYIGLTDESAPGPIPDVPEVPEEDITFLLDVINQALETPLTREDVNGAFAGLRPLIDSGEGNTADLSREHALLEADNGLISITGGKLTEYRLMAEQTVDKVISKLGITAPECLTRRIPVLGSDRRGMDRARTAAEAGRIPMALFNRYGAESQEVIDSCPLERPLDPVAEGIDVTRAEFAWHVTHEGALSVDDILDRRTRIGLVAADREAALPAAEEALKLA
- a CDS encoding MalY/PatB family protein, whose translation is MNESTSKNFDSVTFPSLEQLRARGTLKWTAYPADVLPLWVAESDPDTCPAVAHAVAEACKREHFGYPPRDISALTEAAAGFSELRYGWRPNPDNIFAIADVVRGVTLAVERFTRPDSAIVVPTPAYMPFFDVGPALGRESVFIPTLADGPDLDALEDAFKDGAGCLILCNPNNPLGFTYTAEKLREITDLAARYGARVISDEIHGPVVLTGKHTPTASVSDTADEVTITVTATSKGWNTAGLKCAQLILNNADAKEWNALPHIVHEGVSILGLVAAAAAWRDGVPWLDRFLDVLRGNRDTIAARLAEFAPEAKFTPPQASFLGWIDLTGVPGIDTGNPSQWLVDNARIALNPGTAFGEGGSGHVRMNFATSPEILGEALDRFEAAIAASRG